CGTCAACGACGCCGTGACGAAGTCGAAGTTCGACAACCGCTACGGCATCCGCCACTCGCTGCCCGACGGCCTCAACCGCGCCACCGACGTGCTCATCGGCGGCAAGATCGCGTTCGTCGTCGGCTACGGCGACGTGGGCAAGGGCGCTGCGGAGTCGCTGCGCGGCCAGGGTGCGCGCGTGATCGTGTCGGAGATCGACCCGATCTGCGCGCTGCAGGCCGCGATGGACGGCTACCAGGTCGCCCGGGTCGAGGACGTGCTCGACGAGGTCGACATCTGGGTCACGACGACGGGCAACGAGCACGTCATCACGACCGAGCACATGCTCGGCATGAAGCACCTGTCGATCGTGTCGAACGTCGGCCACTTCGACAACGAGATCGACATCGCCGGCCTCGCCGCGACCGGTGCCGAGCGCGTCGAGATCAAGCCGCAGGTGCACGAGTGGCGCCTGCCGACGGGCCGCTCGATCCTCGTGCTGTCGGAGGGACGCCTCATGAACCTCGGCAACGCGACGGGTCACCCGTCGTTCGTGATGTCGAACTCGTTCTCGAACCAGGTGCTCGCGCAGATCGAGCTCGCGCAGCGCTCCGCCGAGTACGCGACCGACGTGCACGTGCTGCCGAAGGTGCTCGACGAGGAGGTCGCCCGCCTGCACCTCGACGCGCTCGGCGTGCAGCTGACGACGCTCACCGACCGCCAGGCGAAGTACATCGGCGTGCCGGTCGAGGGCCCGTTCAAGCCCGACCACTACCGGTACTGATGCTGCGCGTCCTGGTGTGACGCTGAGCGGGCCGTCGAGGGAGATCTTCCCTCGGCGGCCCGCTCTGCGTCACACGGTGCCCGTCAGCGCCACCACGGCCACAGCAGCGCTGGGGCACCGAGCGACGTCAGTCCCAGGAAGCCGAGCACGAGCACGGCGACCGTCGCGAGGGATGCGGCGACGCCGATCGCGACGGCGGCGCGCGGATGCCGCACGTCCCACGGGGCGTCGGCGGGTACGAGCGCCCGCATCCTCGCCTCGTGCAGCGACATCCATGTGCCGGGGAGCGCCCGACGCACGGCGCGGAGGTCGTCGGCCGCGAAGCCGCGACCGTCGATGCGCGCGACCGTGAGTCCGTCACGACCCACGAGCACCCAGCGTTCGACGTCGGCACCCGTGCGGATGCCGCGCGTCGTCGCGCCGGCGGTGCGCTGCACGATGCCGCCCGCGACGTCGGCGAGCGCGACGGTCTCCTGCGCGAGCGGGCCGTGGCGGAGGCGCGCATCAGGGCCGGGCGCATCCACGACGAGGCGACGTCGGGGGATGCGCCACGACTGCCACGCGAGCAGGCCCAGGACCGGCAGCCCGATGATGGCGCCGAGCGGGCCGATCGCGATGCCGATGGCGAGGATGACGAAGCCCAGGCCCGCGAGCGCGGCGGCGAATCGCGACGCGAAGAGGTGCCGCACGGCGCCGCGCACGTCGATCAGGTTCGCGGGCATGCGGTCAGGGGAGCGCGGGACCGGGCTCGAGGCCCTCGCCGACGGCGCGCAGCAGGCGCGCGAGGCGGCGGCGGTCGTCGTCGCTCATGCCCGCGAGCACGCGGTGCTCGGCGTCGAGCAGCGCGTCGAGCGCCGAGTCGACGCGGTCGAGGCCGTCGTCGGTGAGGCGGATGCGCGTCGAGCGGCGGTCGGAATCGTGCGCGATGCGCTCGACGAGGCCGCGGGCGACGAGGTTGTCGATGCGGTTCGTCATCGTGCCGCTCGTCACCATCGTCTGGGCGATGAGCTCCTTGGGCGTGCAGGCGCCGTCTGCGCGGCGGAGGGCGGCGAGCACGTCCCACTCCCACGCCTCGATGCCCGCATCCGCGAATGCCGCCGCCCGCACGCGCTGCAGTCGGCGGGCGAGGCGCGTGAGGCGCGAGAGCACCGCGAAGGGGGCGACGTCGGCGTCGGGGCGCACGTGCACCCACTGCGCGATGATCTCGTCGACCTCGTCGGGCGTGGGCATGCACCCGAGTCTGCCATCGGCCGCTGCGCGAGCGTCCCTCATCCCAGCGGACCGGCTCGACGCCGCTTGACTCGGCCCCGAGGGCACGGTCTGTGATGGATGCATCGAGCGCGATCGGCGCTCGCGATCGATCCAGGAGGATCCCATGTCCAGCCCGCTCGACGACCTCGTCGCAGGCTTCCAGCACCTCGCCGCCCAGGTGCCCGAGTGGCTGCAGCCGCTCGTGATCTCGCTCGCGGGCGCCGTGCCGTTCGTCGAGGGCGAGGGCTCGGCGGCGATCGGCGTCGTCGCCGGGCTGCATCCCGTCGTCGCGGGCGTCGCCGGCGTCATCGGCAACCTGGTGGCCGTGACGATCGTCGTGCTGCTGGGCTCGCGCATCCGCGAGGCCGCCGTCGCCCGACGTCGTCGCACCGCCGCCGTGCGCGAGCGCGAGCTCGTCGGCGCCGGCGGCGTCGCGGTGGCTCCCGAGCCGGCGAAGCCCGAGTCGAAGGGACGCCGCCGCGTCAAGCAGTGGCTCACGCGCTTCGGCGTGCCCGGCGCGAGCCTCCTCGCGCCCATCGCCCTGCCGACGCACTTCACGGCCGCGACGCTCGTCGCCTCCGGCGTGCCGAAGGGCTGGGTGCTGCTGTGGCAGGCCATCGCGATCGTGCTGTGGACGACGCTCGTCGTCGTCATCGCGTCGGGCGTGCTCGCGGCCGTCGCCAGCTGACCGCAGCGCTGGCCGCGGCACCCTGGATCGCGTCCTCCGCCTAGGCTGGAGGGCGCGATCCGCCATGGTGTAACGGCAGCACGCCGGCCTTTGGAGCCGTGCAGTCCAGGTTCGAATCCTGGTGGCGGAGCGCCTCTCGGTACCCTCGCAGCATGCGCATCGTGGGGGAGTCCGGACCGGTCGTGCTGCTGCTGCCCGGCGGCGCGGAGGCCGTCGAGGGCTTCTTCCCCGGCCTCGTCGAGGGGCTCGTCGCCGATCCCGGCTGCCGCGTGCTGCTGCACGATCGCCCGGGCGTCGGCACGAGCACCGTCGACGGCAGGCTCGAGGATGCGGCGGATGCGCTGCACGCCACGATCGCCGAGGCGGGCGTCGGCCCCGTGGTCGCGATCGGGCAGAGCCTGGGCGGCGCGACGGCGCTGCTGCTCGCGACCGCGCATCCGGGCGACGTCGCCGGCATCGTGCTGCTCGACGCGACGCCCATCAACGACCCGGCGCTCGCCGACATGGTCGAGACGCGGGCGACGCAGACCGTGCGGCTCGCGCAGGTGCCGGGCATCGGGGCCGCGGTGCGCGGGCTCCTGCGGCTCACGGCGCGACGGTCGGCTCGGCGGCACCGGGTCTCGGCCGAGGCGCGGGCGGCGTACGACCGCATGACCGACCTCGACTTCGCGCGGCTCGCCGACGCCGTCGTGGGCATCCGCGCCATCGGCACGACGTTCGACGAGGCCGCGATCCCCGTCGTGCCCGCCGCCGTCGTCACCGCCGACCGGAGGACGGCCGACCCGATCCGCGCCGCGCACCAGCGCCTCGCCGACCGGCTCGGCGTGCCGCTGCGTTCGTGGCCCGGCGCCGAGCACGCCGTGCACCTCACGCACGAGCGCGAGGTGCTCGAGGTCTGCCGCGACGTCGTGCGCCGCGTGGCCGCCGCATGAGCGACGACGCCGTCGACGGCGTGCGCGCCGCGATCGCGGATGCCGTGCGTCGCCTCGCCGCCGCGGGCGCGCGCGAAGAGTGGCTCGGCGAGGTCGTGGTGCCGCGGCGCGTGCTCGGCGTCGGCCGGCCCCCGCGCATCGATCGGCGCGGCACGGTGTGGCGCGTCGGCACCCTGCTGATCGCCCGCGACGGGGCCGTGCACGCGACCGGGACGACGACGCGCGTGACCGATCCGGGACGACCGCAAGGACTCACGGCGTCCGTCGAGCTGCGGCGCGCAGAGCGAGCCGCCGCGCTCGCGGGCGGCTTCGCGCTCGGCGAGGTCGTGAACCACGGCACGGCGCCCATCGCGATCGACGCATCCCTCGTCGACGCGCCCGCCGATGCCGTGCTCGCGATCCGTGACGGCGTGGCCTGGGTGCGGTGGGGCCGCACGCCCGCCGAGCGCACCCGCCTCGACGCGTACCTCGCCGACCAGCTCGACCTGCTCGAGCATCCGCCGCAGGGCGCCTGACCCGCCCACGGAACGTGACTGGTCGCAGTTGCACCGGACTGGTCGCAGTTTCGGTGCAATAGCGACCAGTCATGCGTGCATCTGTGACCAGTCGAGTGCATCTGTGACCAGTCGGACCGCGTGCCGCAGCGCACGCGCGGAGCGGTACGGTGGAATCCGGTCTGACGAGGGAAGGTGCGGATGCCCGAGATCGCCGTCGTCGTGCTCGCCGCAGGCGCAGGCACGCGGATGCGCAGCGCGACCCCGAAGCCGCTGCACGCGCTCGCGGGACGCTCGCTCATCGCCCACGTGCTCCACACGGCGCACGAGCTGCAGCCCGCGCACCTCGTCGCCGTCGTGCGGCATGAGCGCGACCGCCTCGTCGAGGAGATCGCCCACCACGCGCCCAGCGCGCGCATCGCCGACCAGGACGACGTGCCCGGCACCGGCCGCGCCGTCGAGGTCGCCATCGCGCAGCTGCCCGCCGACTTCGACGGCCTCGTCGTCGTGCTCTCGGGCGACGTGCCCCTCATCGACGCCGACACGCTGCGCGAGCTCGTGCGCGAGCACGAGACGGCGCAGAACGCCCTCACCGTGCTGTCGACGCGTCTGCCCGATCCGACGGGCTTCGGTCGCATCATCCGCAACCGCGCCGGCCACTTCCAGCAGATCGTCGAGGAGCGCGACGCCGACGCCGCGACGAAGGCGATCGACGAGGTCAACGGCGGCATCTACGTCTTCGGCGCGGCGCAGCTGCGCACGGCGCTCGCGGCCATCGGCCTCGACAACGACCAGGGCGAGAAGTACCTCACCGACGCCGCCCTCGGCATCCAGGCGTCGGGCGGCCGCATCGAGGCCGTGCCGATCGACGACCACTGGCTCGTCGCCGGCGTCAACGACCGCGCCCAGCTGAGCGACATCGCGCTCGAGCTCAACCGCCGCATCGTGCGCCGCCATCAGCTGGCCGGCGCGACGATCGTCGACCCCGCGTCGACGTGGATCGA
The sequence above is a segment of the Agrococcus jejuensis genome. Coding sequences within it:
- the ahcY gene encoding adenosylhomocysteinase → MTVDAASRLDFQVRDLALAEAGRHQIRLAEHEMPGLMALRERYAAEQPLAGQRIAGSLHMTVQTAVLIETLVALGAEVRWASCNIFSTQDEAAAAVAVGPTGTVDAPAGVPVFAWKGETLEEYWACTQQIFAFEGGPTLILDDGGDATLLVHRGRALEQAGRLPETADDAAEEERIVDAVLTASITADDRYWSRIADGLLGVTEETTTGVHRLYELAKEGQLLFPAINVNDAVTKSKFDNRYGIRHSLPDGLNRATDVLIGGKIAFVVGYGDVGKGAAESLRGQGARVIVSEIDPICALQAAMDGYQVARVEDVLDEVDIWVTTTGNEHVITTEHMLGMKHLSIVSNVGHFDNEIDIAGLAATGAERVEIKPQVHEWRLPTGRSILVLSEGRLMNLGNATGHPSFVMSNSFSNQVLAQIELAQRSAEYATDVHVLPKVLDEEVARLHLDALGVQLTTLTDRQAKYIGVPVEGPFKPDHYRY
- a CDS encoding MarR family winged helix-turn-helix transcriptional regulator, with amino-acid sequence MPTPDEVDEIIAQWVHVRPDADVAPFAVLSRLTRLARRLQRVRAAAFADAGIEAWEWDVLAALRRADGACTPKELIAQTMVTSGTMTNRIDNLVARGLVERIAHDSDRRSTRIRLTDDGLDRVDSALDALLDAEHRVLAGMSDDDRRRLARLLRAVGEGLEPGPALP
- a CDS encoding small multidrug efflux protein → MSSPLDDLVAGFQHLAAQVPEWLQPLVISLAGAVPFVEGEGSAAIGVVAGLHPVVAGVAGVIGNLVAVTIVVLLGSRIREAAVARRRRTAAVRERELVGAGGVAVAPEPAKPESKGRRRVKQWLTRFGVPGASLLAPIALPTHFTAATLVASGVPKGWVLLWQAIAIVLWTTLVVVIASGVLAAVAS
- a CDS encoding alpha/beta fold hydrolase: MRIVGESGPVVLLLPGGAEAVEGFFPGLVEGLVADPGCRVLLHDRPGVGTSTVDGRLEDAADALHATIAEAGVGPVVAIGQSLGGATALLLATAHPGDVAGIVLLDATPINDPALADMVETRATQTVRLAQVPGIGAAVRGLLRLTARRSARRHRVSAEARAAYDRMTDLDFARLADAVVGIRAIGTTFDEAAIPVVPAAVVTADRRTADPIRAAHQRLADRLGVPLRSWPGAEHAVHLTHEREVLEVCRDVVRRVAAA
- the glmU gene encoding bifunctional UDP-N-acetylglucosamine diphosphorylase/glucosamine-1-phosphate N-acetyltransferase GlmU encodes the protein MPEIAVVVLAAGAGTRMRSATPKPLHALAGRSLIAHVLHTAHELQPAHLVAVVRHERDRLVEEIAHHAPSARIADQDDVPGTGRAVEVAIAQLPADFDGLVVVLSGDVPLIDADTLRELVREHETAQNALTVLSTRLPDPTGFGRIIRNRAGHFQQIVEERDADAATKAIDEVNGGIYVFGAAQLRTALAAIGLDNDQGEKYLTDAALGIQASGGRIEAVPIDDHWLVAGVNDRAQLSDIALELNRRIVRRHQLAGATIVDPASTWIDADVSLEEDVTILPGTQLHGATSIARGATIGPDTTVTDTEVGEDAVIRRSDVTLAVVGAGASVGPFSYLRAGTILGAGGKIGAAVETKNAVIGDGSKVPHLSYVGDAEIGEGVNLGAGLITANYDDVSKHRTIIGDHVHTSSHTVLVAPVELGAGAKTAAGAVVRKDVPPGALAMTVAPQRNVAGWVQEKRAGTAAAAAADAAIAAQQASQTPADPAGPTDAHQQ